The Microbacterium sp. SORGH_AS_0862 genome has a segment encoding these proteins:
- a CDS encoding energy-coupling factor transporter transmembrane protein EcfT, whose product MSLFAIDASASPLGRINPVTKLVATLVVSVTLLLSIDPVSAAVTLGATLVLLAFSRLRAREVWLRVWPIAVAALIGGAATVLYGRPSGAVFFEWGLVRVSEGSLSLAAAIVLRVLAIALPSVVLFITTDPTDLADGLAQLLRLPARFVLGALAGLRLVGLLVDDWRELALARRARGVADRGRIRRFLGQAFALFVLSIRRGTKLATAMEARGFGSDAPRTWARPSRLGWRDAVLVALAAVIAAASVTAAVLAGTWTLVFAL is encoded by the coding sequence ATGAGCCTGTTCGCGATCGACGCCTCGGCCAGCCCCTTGGGCCGGATCAACCCGGTCACCAAGCTCGTCGCGACCCTCGTCGTCTCCGTCACCCTGCTGCTCTCGATCGATCCGGTCTCGGCGGCCGTCACGCTCGGGGCCACGCTTGTGCTGCTGGCGTTCTCGCGGCTGCGGGCGCGCGAGGTGTGGCTGCGCGTGTGGCCGATCGCGGTCGCCGCCCTCATCGGCGGCGCGGCGACGGTGCTGTACGGGCGCCCCTCCGGTGCGGTGTTCTTCGAATGGGGCCTCGTGCGCGTCAGCGAGGGGTCGCTCTCGCTCGCCGCCGCCATCGTGCTGCGTGTGCTGGCGATCGCGCTGCCGTCCGTCGTCCTCTTCATCACGACCGATCCGACAGACCTCGCCGACGGCCTTGCCCAGTTGCTGCGCCTGCCCGCCCGGTTCGTGCTCGGCGCGCTCGCGGGCCTGCGCCTGGTGGGGCTGCTCGTCGACGACTGGCGTGAGCTCGCTCTGGCGCGGCGCGCACGCGGGGTGGCCGACCGGGGCCGCATCCGTCGGTTCCTCGGCCAGGCGTTCGCCCTCTTCGTGCTGTCGATCCGCCGCGGCACGAAGCTCGCGACCGCGATGGAGGCCCGCGGCTTCGGGTCCGACGCACCGCGCACCTGGGCCCGGCCGTCACGGCTCGGCTGGCGCGACGCGGTGCTGGTCGCCCTCGCGGCGGTGATCGCCGCCGCATCCGTGACGGCCGCGGTGCTCGCCGGCACCTGGACTCTCGTCTTCGCCCTCTGA
- a CDS encoding enoyl-CoA hydratase/isomerase family protein, protein MSADPILVEVADGLARVTLNRPDRLNAMDFAMGERWRDAARQVTSDPEVGAVLLDAAGPAFCAGGDVISMATSGADGSDVTAAAHVIHDGIRAFTESAVPVVAAVQGAVAGGGLGLMLTADYIVAAEGAKFVSRYANIGLTPDLGVSTLLAAAVGPRRALQLLLQDRALSAPEALEWGLVAEVAADPASRALEVARFWLEGATGAFGQAKRLVRSGADRPFAENLDDEARTIGAAFDTPDAKARIQAFAAASARRG, encoded by the coding sequence ATGAGCGCCGATCCGATCCTGGTGGAGGTCGCAGACGGTCTCGCCCGCGTCACGCTGAACCGTCCCGATCGACTGAACGCGATGGACTTCGCGATGGGCGAGCGCTGGCGGGATGCGGCCCGGCAGGTCACCTCGGACCCTGAGGTCGGAGCCGTGCTGCTGGATGCGGCGGGTCCCGCCTTCTGCGCCGGCGGCGACGTGATCTCCATGGCGACCTCCGGTGCCGACGGCAGCGATGTCACGGCCGCCGCGCACGTGATCCACGACGGCATCCGCGCGTTCACCGAATCCGCCGTACCCGTCGTCGCCGCCGTCCAGGGAGCGGTCGCCGGCGGCGGGCTGGGTCTCATGCTCACGGCGGACTACATCGTCGCCGCCGAGGGAGCGAAGTTCGTCAGCCGCTACGCCAACATCGGCCTCACTCCCGACCTCGGGGTCTCGACCCTGCTTGCCGCCGCCGTCGGCCCGCGCCGGGCGCTCCAGCTGCTGCTTCAGGACCGCGCGCTGTCGGCGCCCGAAGCGCTCGAGTGGGGACTCGTCGCCGAGGTCGCCGCGGACCCCGCATCCCGCGCTCTCGAGGTCGCTCGCTTCTGGCTCGAGGGTGCGACGGGCGCGTTCGGCCAGGCGAAGCGGCTCGTCCGCTCCGGCGCCGACCGCCCGTTCGCCGAAAACCTCGACGACGAGGCGCGCACGATCGGCGCCGCTTTCGACACCCCCGACGCGAAGGCCCGCATCCAGGCCTTCGCCGCCGCATCCGCCCGCCGCGGGTGA
- a CDS encoding LssY C-terminal domain-containing protein, protein MAAAEKRKRRTYSIGVALDGFFFVFAGLASIWLAYLSFTETFRVGWWGIPLAVAFWVLLAYLVLPRLHRILTMIYVPDYFIGRTRTSDGLLGDPVNLAFMGSAEQIEEVLRRAGWTKADPVTLASSWRIITSTLTRRSYDEAPVSPLFLFSRQQDFAYQQEVDGNPAQRHHVRFWRCPDDWLLPGGRRVEWLAAGTFDTAVGLSLFTLQVTHRIDADTDIERDHIVQTVTAAEPRVRVDVIADFSTGYHARNGGGDSIRTDGDLPIVDVRGVTA, encoded by the coding sequence GTGGCTGCGGCGGAGAAGCGGAAACGTCGGACCTACTCGATCGGCGTCGCGCTCGACGGCTTCTTCTTCGTCTTCGCGGGCCTCGCCTCGATCTGGCTCGCCTACCTGAGCTTCACCGAGACCTTCCGCGTCGGATGGTGGGGCATCCCGCTCGCCGTCGCGTTCTGGGTTCTGCTGGCGTACCTCGTGCTGCCCCGGCTGCATCGCATCCTGACGATGATCTACGTGCCCGACTACTTCATCGGTCGCACACGCACGAGCGACGGACTGCTCGGCGACCCCGTCAACCTCGCGTTCATGGGCAGTGCCGAGCAGATCGAGGAGGTGCTGCGCCGAGCGGGCTGGACGAAGGCCGACCCCGTGACCCTCGCCTCCTCGTGGCGCATCATCACATCGACCCTCACCAGACGCAGCTACGACGAGGCCCCCGTCAGCCCGCTGTTCCTGTTCTCCAGGCAGCAGGACTTCGCCTACCAGCAGGAGGTGGACGGCAATCCCGCGCAGCGCCACCACGTGCGCTTCTGGCGCTGCCCCGACGACTGGCTGCTGCCGGGCGGGCGCCGGGTGGAATGGCTGGCCGCCGGCACCTTCGACACCGCCGTCGGGCTGTCGCTGTTCACGCTCCAGGTGACCCACCGCATCGACGCCGACACGGACATCGAGCGCGACCACATCGTGCAGACGGTCACCGCGGCGGAGCCTCGGGTGCGCGTCGACGTGATCGCGGACTTCTCCACCGGTTATCACGCCCGCAACGGCGGCGGCGACAGCATCCGCACCGACGGCGATCTGCCCATCGTGGACGTAAGGGGGGTGACGGCGTGA
- a CDS encoding J domain-containing protein has product MFDSPLSASAYDILQVAADADDDTLRRAFRVRLRETHPDTGGDAVRFVEVQRAWELVGTPEARAAYDRGRGAVSAAPEAEGAWTPPRARQDTRPRARSAGQPGGWRRERYLTLIREWVGRGTEVPDPYDAQLVRSAPREIRRLLADALAEEATARIVADLGMGYSVWHDVAASGRSGDLDEKLDHIVLGPSGLYGVLSEDFGGAVGFRRGEIIGPAVVGAPVSDLLSRMRVVARAARVRFSGAIVVLPDNDLAQQITELGTVRGTPVVVAGRSALATVLRRGVTGARDIGGNEVFDVRTRLDATVRFV; this is encoded by the coding sequence GTGTTCGACAGTCCCCTCTCCGCATCCGCGTACGACATCCTCCAGGTCGCAGCCGATGCCGACGATGACACCCTGCGGCGTGCGTTCCGGGTGCGCCTGCGCGAGACGCATCCCGACACCGGCGGCGACGCGGTGCGCTTCGTCGAGGTGCAGCGCGCGTGGGAGCTCGTGGGCACGCCCGAGGCGAGAGCGGCCTACGACCGCGGCCGGGGTGCGGTGAGCGCTGCGCCCGAGGCGGAGGGGGCATGGACGCCGCCCCGCGCGCGGCAGGACACGCGTCCGCGCGCCCGATCGGCCGGCCAGCCCGGCGGATGGCGGCGCGAACGCTACCTGACTCTCATCCGCGAATGGGTGGGACGCGGCACAGAGGTGCCCGACCCCTACGACGCGCAGCTCGTGCGCTCGGCGCCGCGCGAGATCCGGCGCCTGCTGGCCGACGCGCTCGCCGAGGAGGCGACCGCGCGCATCGTCGCCGACCTCGGCATGGGCTACAGCGTCTGGCACGATGTCGCCGCATCCGGTCGCAGCGGGGATCTCGACGAGAAGCTCGACCACATCGTGCTCGGCCCGAGCGGCCTTTACGGTGTGCTCTCCGAGGACTTCGGCGGCGCTGTCGGCTTCCGCCGCGGCGAGATCATCGGTCCCGCGGTCGTCGGCGCCCCCGTCAGCGATCTGCTGTCGCGGATGCGGGTCGTCGCCCGCGCGGCGCGGGTGCGCTTCAGCGGTGCCATCGTCGTGCTGCCCGACAACGACCTCGCCCAGCAGATCACCGAGCTCGGCACCGTGCGCGGCACGCCCGTCGTGGTCGCCGGCCGCTCCGCGCTGGCCACCGTGCTGCGTCGCGGCGTCACCGGCGCGCGCGACATCGGCGGCAATGAGGTCTTCGACGTGCGCACGCGCCTCGACGCCACCGTGCGCTTCGTCTGA
- a CDS encoding TIGR03618 family F420-dependent PPOX class oxidoreductase yields MITDAAREFLAEYHLATLSTLDRQGRIHSVPVGITYEDGVVRVIGSRGTQKFLNVERTGRASVNTVDGRRWLSFEGPARVVEDADAVAHAVELYTRRYREPRPNPDRVALEIAVERVLGSPEFRA; encoded by the coding sequence GTGATCACCGATGCCGCGCGCGAGTTCCTCGCCGAGTACCACCTCGCCACGCTTTCCACGCTGGACCGGCAGGGCCGCATCCACTCGGTGCCGGTCGGCATCACCTACGAGGACGGCGTCGTTCGAGTGATCGGCTCCCGCGGCACGCAGAAGTTCCTCAACGTCGAGCGCACCGGCCGCGCCAGCGTCAACACCGTCGACGGTCGCCGCTGGCTCAGCTTCGAGGGTCCGGCGCGCGTCGTCGAGGATGCGGATGCGGTCGCCCATGCGGTCGAGCTCTACACCCGTCGCTACCGCGAACCGCGTCCGAACCCCGACCGGGTCGCGCTCGAGATCGCGGTCGAGCGCGTGCTCGGGTCCCCCGAGTTCCGCGCCTGA
- a CDS encoding SDR family NAD(P)-dependent oxidoreductase, translated as MDVAGASALITGGASGLGWATAQRLAADGAHVVLVDLPSSVGAERAAELGGTFAAADVTSPEQIADAVAAASAAAPLRVVVNCAGIAPPAKVLDREGAPTPLADFEKLVRVNLVGTYNVIAQSSAAIARTEPTSGGDRGVIVNTASVAAFDGQIGQPAYSASKGGVHAMTLPIARELARHAIRVVTIAPGIMETPMLAGLPQPAQDSLGQQVPYPARLGRPDEYAGLVAEIVRNGYLNGETIRLDGAIRMAPR; from the coding sequence ATGGATGTCGCGGGCGCATCCGCGCTGATCACGGGCGGCGCGAGCGGACTCGGCTGGGCCACGGCTCAGCGACTCGCCGCAGACGGGGCGCACGTCGTCCTCGTCGACCTGCCGTCCTCGGTGGGCGCGGAACGCGCGGCCGAGTTGGGCGGTACATTCGCCGCGGCCGACGTCACGAGTCCCGAGCAGATCGCGGATGCGGTCGCCGCCGCATCCGCCGCCGCGCCGCTGCGCGTGGTCGTCAACTGCGCCGGCATCGCCCCGCCGGCCAAGGTGCTGGATCGTGAGGGCGCCCCGACCCCGCTCGCCGACTTCGAGAAGCTCGTGCGCGTGAACCTCGTCGGCACCTACAACGTCATCGCCCAGTCATCCGCCGCGATCGCCCGCACCGAGCCGACCTCAGGAGGCGATCGAGGCGTCATCGTGAACACGGCGTCGGTCGCCGCGTTCGACGGCCAGATCGGGCAGCCCGCGTACTCGGCGTCCAAGGGTGGAGTGCACGCGATGACCCTCCCGATCGCCCGCGAGCTCGCCCGCCACGCGATCCGGGTCGTCACGATCGCGCCGGGCATCATGGAGACGCCCATGCTCGCGGGCCTGCCGCAGCCGGCGCAGGACTCGCTCGGCCAGCAGGTGCCGTACCCGGCCCGCCTCGGGCGCCCGGACGAATACGCCGGCCTCGTGGCCGAGATCGTGCGTAACGGGTACCTCAACGGCGAGACGATCCGTCTCGACGGTGCGATCCGGATGGCTCCGCGATGA
- a CDS encoding ECF transporter S component encodes MHTSTSTSARPSLTSRWRWRVVDIVVASVIGVAAGVIFWVWGQAWTPLSTALAFLPGLEGLLAGGWLFAGVLTGLIIRKPGAALYGEIVAAVVSMALGTQWGFTTFIWGVVQGVGAELGFALFAYANYRLWVALVSGALTGLAVALLDTNFSSIAAYDAGPRAIYFISAIVSGIVIAGLVSWLIARALAATGALDRFASGRQARIVEAADAA; translated from the coding sequence ATGCACACGTCCACGTCCACATCCGCTCGTCCTTCTCTCACCTCGAGGTGGCGCTGGCGGGTCGTCGACATCGTCGTCGCCAGCGTGATCGGCGTCGCCGCCGGGGTCATCTTCTGGGTCTGGGGCCAGGCCTGGACGCCGCTGAGCACGGCACTCGCGTTCCTGCCGGGCCTGGAGGGGCTGCTGGCCGGCGGCTGGCTGTTCGCCGGCGTGCTCACAGGTCTGATCATCCGCAAGCCGGGCGCGGCGCTGTACGGCGAGATCGTCGCCGCTGTCGTCTCCATGGCGCTCGGCACGCAGTGGGGTTTCACGACGTTCATCTGGGGAGTGGTGCAGGGGGTGGGAGCCGAACTCGGCTTCGCGCTGTTCGCCTACGCGAACTACCGACTCTGGGTCGCTCTCGTCTCGGGTGCCCTCACGGGGCTGGCCGTCGCTCTGCTCGACACCAACTTCTCCTCCATCGCGGCGTACGACGCCGGCCCCCGCGCCATCTACTTCATCTCCGCGATCGTCTCGGGCATCGTCATCGCCGGGCTCGTCTCGTGGCTCATCGCCCGCGCGCTCGCCGCCACGGGCGCACTCGACCGGTTCGCCTCCGGACGCCAGGCGCGCATCGTCGAAGCCGCCGACGCGGCGTGA
- a CDS encoding D-alanyl-D-alanine carboxypeptidase family protein: MTVTGPTPPTRRSLRHGGPVEPRVGEASLPTGDLEIAVSGVPADAASTPARIAAASFDDASEDAGASVPVVVPPVTTALSWVDEATVAHASRVAPQLEAAGAASFTPVAADLLARAPRRTPWRPGVIVPVALIVAVIAAYCGTTLLWPLHAIAPTVQASAVEATPAAAAVGAWPGEGSAAVVVDGVGSPIASSADARSIASITKVVTAMVVLDQMPLAAGEQGQEFAFSAADESSYWSYRRNGESALNVPVGGTLTEYQMLQGMLMGSANNYADRLADTIWPNNAVYARAANDWLAAHGVSGITIAGPAGIEAENTATPEALLKVAKRALADPVIAEIVRTPAVELPGAGLVENTNNLLADPGVVGLKTGTLDSYNLLAAKDVTIGDTSVRIYAATLGQPDVETRDAATRALFAQVEQELQLQPSVAAGTTVGRVETRWGASVPLVTAADADVVLWNGSAASVSSSFDLGDAREPGDVAGTLVATGPKNAATVDVVLDGELNGPSPWWRLTHPLELFGLV; encoded by the coding sequence GTGACCGTGACTGGCCCGACCCCGCCCACTCGGCGTTCGCTGCGCCACGGCGGACCTGTCGAGCCGCGCGTCGGCGAGGCTTCCCTGCCGACCGGCGATCTCGAGATCGCGGTGTCGGGCGTTCCGGCGGATGCCGCATCCACCCCCGCTCGCATCGCCGCCGCGAGCTTCGACGACGCATCGGAGGACGCGGGCGCATCCGTTCCGGTCGTCGTGCCGCCGGTGACCACGGCGCTGAGCTGGGTCGACGAGGCCACCGTCGCTCACGCATCCAGGGTGGCTCCCCAGCTCGAGGCCGCGGGCGCTGCTTCGTTCACCCCCGTCGCTGCGGACCTGCTCGCCCGCGCCCCCCGTCGCACCCCGTGGCGTCCCGGGGTCATCGTTCCGGTCGCACTGATCGTGGCCGTGATCGCGGCGTACTGCGGCACGACGCTGCTGTGGCCGCTGCACGCGATCGCTCCGACCGTCCAGGCGTCGGCCGTCGAGGCGACCCCCGCGGCTGCGGCCGTCGGAGCGTGGCCCGGCGAGGGAAGTGCCGCGGTCGTCGTCGACGGCGTGGGCTCGCCCATCGCCTCCAGCGCTGATGCCCGTTCGATCGCCAGCATCACGAAGGTCGTGACGGCGATGGTCGTGCTCGATCAGATGCCCCTGGCTGCAGGCGAACAGGGGCAGGAGTTCGCGTTCAGCGCCGCGGATGAGAGCAGCTACTGGTCGTACCGCCGTAACGGCGAGTCGGCGCTGAACGTTCCGGTCGGCGGAACGCTCACCGAGTACCAGATGCTGCAGGGCATGCTCATGGGCTCCGCGAACAACTACGCGGACCGCCTCGCCGACACCATCTGGCCCAACAACGCGGTCTACGCGCGGGCCGCCAACGACTGGCTCGCCGCGCACGGCGTCTCCGGAATCACGATCGCCGGCCCCGCCGGCATCGAGGCCGAGAACACGGCGACCCCCGAGGCGCTGCTCAAGGTCGCCAAGCGCGCGCTGGCCGACCCCGTCATCGCCGAGATCGTGCGCACGCCCGCCGTAGAGCTTCCCGGCGCGGGTCTCGTCGAGAACACGAACAATCTGCTCGCGGACCCCGGCGTCGTCGGCCTCAAGACCGGGACGCTCGACTCCTACAACCTGCTCGCTGCGAAGGACGTCACGATCGGCGACACGTCGGTGCGCATCTACGCCGCGACGCTCGGGCAGCCCGACGTAGAGACGCGGGATGCGGCGACGCGAGCACTGTTCGCCCAGGTCGAGCAGGAGCTGCAGCTGCAGCCCTCGGTCGCGGCCGGCACGACCGTCGGTCGAGTCGAGACGCGGTGGGGCGCGAGCGTTCCGCTCGTCACGGCAGCCGATGCCGATGTGGTGCTCTGGAACGGCTCCGCCGCGTCGGTGTCGAGCTCGTTCGACCTCGGCGACGCCCGCGAGCCGGGCGATGTCGCCGGCACGCTCGTCGCGACCGGCCCGAAGAACGCGGCGACGGTCGACGTCGTGCTCGACGGTGAGCTGAACGGACCGAGCCCGTGGTGGCGGTTGACGCACCCGCTCGAGCTGTTCGGGCTGGTCTGA
- a CDS encoding NAD(P)-dependent oxidoreductase, with protein MTEQKPLAGKTILMSGGSRGIGLAIALRAARDGANIALLAKTDTPHPKLEGTVHTAAAAIEEAGGRALPLVGDVRNEDDITQAVLTAHGEFGGIDIVVNNASVIDLSGSLELATKKYDLMQDVNVRGTFLLSRAAVPMLKDAANPHILSLSPPLNLSPRWLGVHTGYTLAKYGMTMATLGMAAEFAEAGIAANTLWPRTTIATAAVQFSLGGERMMAVSRTPEIYADAAYEVITRPAREYTGQTLIVEDVLADAGVTDLSGYAAVPGTPDSAMFPDIFLD; from the coding sequence ATGACCGAGCAGAAGCCGCTCGCCGGCAAGACCATCCTCATGTCCGGCGGCAGTCGCGGCATCGGCCTCGCGATCGCGCTGCGCGCAGCGCGCGACGGTGCGAACATCGCCCTGCTCGCCAAGACCGACACCCCGCATCCGAAGCTCGAGGGCACGGTGCACACCGCGGCGGCCGCCATCGAGGAGGCGGGCGGGCGTGCGCTTCCCCTCGTGGGCGACGTCCGCAACGAGGACGACATCACACAGGCCGTGCTGACCGCCCACGGCGAGTTCGGCGGTATCGACATCGTCGTCAACAACGCCTCGGTCATCGACCTTTCGGGGTCCCTCGAACTCGCGACGAAGAAATACGACCTCATGCAGGACGTCAACGTGCGCGGCACCTTCCTGCTCTCCCGCGCCGCCGTGCCGATGTTGAAGGATGCGGCCAATCCCCACATCCTGTCGCTGTCGCCGCCACTGAACCTCTCGCCCCGGTGGCTCGGCGTCCACACGGGATACACACTCGCGAAGTACGGGATGACGATGGCGACCCTCGGCATGGCGGCCGAGTTCGCGGAGGCGGGGATCGCCGCCAACACGCTGTGGCCGCGGACGACGATCGCGACCGCCGCCGTGCAGTTCTCCCTGGGCGGCGAGCGGATGATGGCCGTCAGCCGAACCCCGGAGATCTACGCGGATGCGGCGTACGAGGTGATCACGCGGCCCGCACGCGAGTACACCGGCCAGACGCTCATCGTCGAGGACGTGCTCGCCGATGCCGGTGTCACCGACCTGTCCGGATACGCCGCCGTGCCCGGCACGCCGGACTCGGCGATGTTCCCCGACATCTTCCTCGATTGA
- a CDS encoding SLC13 family permease, producing MDPIAATFLILGLAVLAFLSGRVPLEVVAIGVALALWATGVLTLPEALAGFGDPTVLFIASLFVVASALERSGITRWLGGLIVARAGDRRGPVIAALGALVAVLTAFLSINGAVAALVPVAAVIARRARIPASKVMIPLAFLASAASLLTLTGTPVNVVVSELAEAETGRGFGFAEFALVGLPLLGAALAVIILFGDRLLPSRPHAPADPAPGPREAETLSLVPETVRTGAVRTVRTGMRRGARRTLVITGVMVVLLATGLAPPAVAGLVAAGALVLTRVVTLPALYQDISWTTLVLIAGMIPLSVAFLQTGAAEVVADGVVRVVGSADPHLALLAVCVVTVVLGQFISNVATVLIVAPVATAIAVNLGVSPVTFLMALTVAGAASFLTPVATPANLMVLGPGGYRFGDYWRLGLPLALLFLAAAVLYVPLIWRF from the coding sequence ATGGACCCGATCGCCGCGACGTTCCTCATCCTGGGGCTGGCGGTGCTCGCGTTCCTCTCCGGCCGCGTGCCCCTCGAGGTCGTGGCGATCGGCGTCGCGCTCGCCCTCTGGGCCACCGGCGTGCTCACGCTGCCCGAAGCGCTCGCGGGGTTCGGCGACCCCACGGTGCTGTTCATCGCCAGCCTGTTCGTTGTGGCCAGCGCGCTCGAGCGCAGCGGGATCACCCGCTGGCTCGGCGGTCTGATCGTCGCGCGCGCCGGCGATCGCCGCGGCCCGGTGATCGCCGCGCTCGGTGCACTCGTGGCCGTGCTGACCGCCTTCCTCAGCATCAACGGCGCCGTCGCCGCCCTCGTGCCCGTCGCCGCGGTCATCGCCCGGCGCGCCCGCATCCCGGCGTCGAAGGTCATGATCCCGCTGGCCTTCCTCGCGTCGGCGGCGTCGCTGCTCACTCTGACCGGGACGCCCGTGAACGTCGTGGTCTCCGAGCTCGCCGAGGCGGAGACCGGCCGAGGGTTCGGTTTCGCGGAGTTCGCACTCGTCGGCCTCCCCCTGCTGGGAGCCGCCCTCGCCGTCATCATCCTGTTCGGCGACCGACTGCTGCCCTCCCGACCCCACGCCCCCGCGGATCCCGCGCCAGGGCCGCGTGAGGCGGAGACGCTGTCGCTGGTCCCCGAGACGGTCCGCACCGGCGCCGTGCGGACCGTGCGCACCGGGATGCGGCGGGGAGCCCGGCGCACCCTCGTGATCACCGGCGTGATGGTCGTGCTGCTGGCGACGGGACTCGCGCCGCCCGCCGTGGCGGGCCTGGTGGCGGCCGGTGCCCTCGTGCTCACCCGTGTCGTCACACTGCCTGCCCTGTACCAGGACATCTCGTGGACGACGTTGGTGCTCATCGCCGGCATGATCCCGCTCTCGGTGGCCTTCCTGCAGACCGGGGCGGCGGAGGTCGTGGCCGACGGCGTCGTCCGCGTCGTGGGATCGGCCGATCCGCATCTCGCCCTGCTCGCCGTCTGTGTGGTCACCGTCGTGCTCGGACAGTTCATCTCGAACGTCGCGACGGTGCTGATCGTCGCGCCGGTCGCCACGGCCATCGCGGTGAACCTCGGGGTCAGCCCCGTCACCTTCCTCATGGCGCTGACCGTCGCCGGTGCCGCGTCCTTCCTGACGCCCGTCGCGACCCCGGCCAACCTCATGGTGCTGGGTCCAGGCGGATACCGCTTCGGCGACTACTGGCGCCTCGGGCTCCCGCTCGCCCTCCTCTTCCTCGCCGCGGCGGTGCTCTACGTGCCGCTCATCTGGCGGTTCTGA
- a CDS encoding ABC transporter ATP-binding protein, translating to MTGGARVVARGWGWRHAGRRRWAVSDIDLTIEPGERVLLLGASGAGKSTLLRALAGVLGGDEDGEATGELTVDGAHPASVRGVAGMVLQDPDAQVILARVGDDVAFGCENLGVPPGEIWPRVGEALDAVGLAVPLDHPTSALSGGQKQRLALAGALAMRPKLLLLDEPTANLDPEGARQVRDAVAAVAARTGATLVVVEHRVDLWADLVDRVVVLAPDGGVLADGAPADVFAAAADALTQAGVWVPGVPVRIAQRPRAGEASPLVVGTRLAVGRRRSGRREESAAASGIDVRLNAGRALAITGANGAGKSTLALTLAGLLPPIDGEVRAADALAAGVGSDPSRWRAAQLLTRIGTVFQEPEHQLLTARVRDELAVGPRALGLSEAEVAARVDPLLERLRLGRLAEVNPFTLSGGEKRRLTVAAVLATAPRVILLDEPTYGQDARTWRELADLIDELRADGTAIGFVSHDPSLVAALADDELRLGQPS from the coding sequence GTGACGGGCGGCGCGCGGGTCGTCGCCCGCGGGTGGGGGTGGCGGCACGCGGGCCGCAGACGCTGGGCCGTTTCCGACATCGATCTCACGATCGAGCCCGGTGAGCGGGTGCTGCTGCTGGGGGCGAGCGGTGCGGGGAAGTCCACACTGCTGCGCGCCCTGGCCGGTGTGCTGGGCGGTGACGAGGACGGCGAGGCCACCGGGGAGCTGACCGTCGACGGCGCGCACCCCGCATCCGTCCGCGGTGTCGCGGGAATGGTCCTGCAGGATCCGGACGCGCAGGTGATCCTCGCCCGCGTCGGCGACGACGTGGCCTTCGGGTGCGAGAACCTCGGGGTGCCGCCCGGCGAGATCTGGCCCCGGGTCGGTGAGGCGCTGGATGCGGTGGGGCTGGCGGTGCCGCTCGATCACCCGACGTCCGCGCTGTCGGGCGGACAGAAGCAGCGGCTGGCGCTCGCGGGCGCACTGGCCATGCGCCCGAAGCTCCTGCTCCTCGACGAGCCGACGGCCAACCTCGATCCCGAGGGCGCCCGGCAGGTGCGGGATGCGGTGGCCGCCGTCGCCGCCCGCACCGGCGCGACGCTCGTCGTCGTCGAGCATCGCGTCGACCTGTGGGCCGACCTCGTGGACCGCGTCGTGGTGCTCGCGCCCGACGGCGGGGTGCTGGCGGACGGCGCTCCCGCCGATGTCTTCGCCGCCGCCGCGGACGCCCTGACGCAGGCCGGTGTGTGGGTGCCGGGGGTTCCCGTCCGGATCGCGCAGCGCCCGCGCGCCGGAGAGGCATCGCCGCTCGTCGTCGGCACCCGTCTCGCGGTCGGACGCCGTCGGAGCGGGCGCCGCGAGGAGTCTGCCGCCGCATCCGGGATCGACGTGCGACTGAACGCGGGGCGGGCGCTGGCGATCACGGGAGCCAACGGTGCCGGCAAGTCCACGCTCGCGCTCACCCTCGCCGGGCTGCTGCCGCCGATCGACGGCGAGGTGCGGGCGGCGGATGCGTTGGCCGCCGGCGTCGGATCCGACCCGTCGCGCTGGCGCGCAGCCCAGTTGCTCACACGTATCGGCACCGTCTTCCAGGAGCCGGAACACCAGCTGCTCACCGCACGCGTGCGCGACGAGCTCGCTGTCGGCCCTCGCGCCCTGGGACTCTCCGAGGCGGAGGTGGCCGCGCGCGTCGATCCCCTGCTCGAGCGTCTGCGTCTGGGACGCCTCGCCGAGGTGAACCCCTTCACCCTCTCGGGCGGGGAGAAGCGCCGGTTGACCGTCGCCGCGGTGCTTGCGACCGCGCCGCGGGTCATCCTGCTCGACGAGCCGACCTACGGGCAGGATGCGCGCACCTGGCGGGAGCTGGCGGATCTGATCGACGAGCTCCGCGCCGACGGCACCGCGATCGGCTTCGTCTCGCACGATCCCTCCCTCGTCGCGGCGCTCGCCGACGACGAGCTGCGACTGGGGCAGCCCTCATGA